A stretch of the Nicotiana tabacum cultivar K326 chromosome 6, ASM71507v2, whole genome shotgun sequence genome encodes the following:
- the LOC142182138 gene encoding uncharacterized protein LOC142182138 — protein MAEQQALSKKVMAEQQALTTTVRNLEHQMGQLASAQNTRPAGALPSDTEPNPKAQVNAVTLRNGRALEEIPKKKKNTDHPEGELALQPVEGNEKDDKGPKPVIETRPPPSFPQRLQKQKDDAKYKKFLDILSQVSVNLPLVEILQHAEFETVSLTEECSARVQSKLPPMLKDPGSFTIPLSLGKQEVGRALCDVGASINLMSSSLFKQFGLGALRPTTITLQLADRSLVMPEEIIEDVLVQVEKFILPADFIVLNYEADEEVPIILGRPFLATGGAIIDVRAGKLKMRVDDEEVTFNVYKALKLPKHYEDLCMITVVESKGIK, from the exons ATGGCTGAACAGCAAGCCCTCTCTAAGAAAGTGATGGCTGAACAACAAGCCCTCACCACAACAGTGAGAAATTTGGAGCATCAAATGGGACAGCTTGCCAGTGCTCAAAACACTAGACCAGCTGGAGCTCTTCCAAGTGATACTGAGCCCAATCCTAAAGCTCAAGTCAATGCGGTTACCTTGAGAAATGGAAGAGCCCTAGAagaaattccaaagaaaaagaagaatacagATCATCCTGAAGGAGAATTAGCTCTCCAGCCAGTTGAGGGGAATGAGAAAGATGATAAAGGACCCAAGCCAGTAATTGAGACTAGGCCACCGCCTTCGTTTCCACAAAGACTACAGAAGCAAAAAGATGATGCCAAGTACAAGAAATTCCTAGATATTTTGAGCCAAGTGAGCGTGAATCTGCCTTTGGTGGAAATTTTGCA ACATGCAGAGTTTGAAACAGTTTCACTTACTGAAGAGTGTAGTGCCAGAGTTCAGAGTAAACTTCCTCCTATGTTGAAGGATCCTGGGAGTTTCACAATTCCTTTGTCTCTTGGAAAACAAGAAGTTGGTAGAGCCTTGTGTGATGTAGGGGCCAGTATAAATTTGATGTCATCCTCTTTGTTCAAGCAATTCGGATTGGGGGCGCTTAGACCTACTACAATCACTTTACAGCTAGCAGATAGGTCATTAGTCATGCCCGAAGAAAttattgaggatgtgttagttCAAGTGGAAAAGTTTATTCTTCCTGCTGATTTTATTGTTCTCAATTACGAGGCAGATGAGGAAGTGCCCATTATTTTGGGGCGACCATTCTTAGCTACTGGTGGAGCAATTATTGATGTGAGAGCAGGGAAGTTAAAAATGAGAGTTGACGATGAGGAGGTCACTTTTAATGTGTACAAGGCACTTAAGCTTCCTAAGCATTATGAGGACTTGTGCATGATTACTGTGGTAGAATCGAAGGGGATAAAGTAG
- the LOC107813913 gene encoding uncharacterized protein LOC107813913 gives MDKFVTRLNHSQPSPSCQSLIQANANLSYLINELDLGSLKGDLGERIPISDYNPRIRDEVRKHYIQQDPCQPSKHQFPKTLIGVRMRQFVPSWFNGQFSKWLEYSVKKDAAFCLCCYLFKNEFIHGSAGEFYTKNGFRAWNKGLERLRLHVGDVNSVYDKCFKKILDLSNHHQSIQVVFYKHSEKLKSEYRMRLEASIDVARLLLLYGLPFRGHDESESSTNQGLFLGFLRWHGDKHPDVGKDIINACAKETLKAIIGDLNGDYFGILVDESKDISHKEQMALVLHYIDKNGEVVERFVGLVHVSDTSACSLKEAIYSLLSDHSLSPSQIRGQGYDGASNMRGEISGLKTLIMKDSSSAYYIHCFAHQLQLTLVAMSKKHLDVEDFFFHVTNVLNVIGVSFKRRDLLRHLQAEKLEQLLESGEIHTGQGLNQERELQRPGDTRWGSHFKTLDNFIVIFSSIIRVLEVIEHEGSTSNERNQAKYLLSEIITFKFVFMLHLMLKVLAMSNELNKIL, from the exons ATGGATAAATTTGTCACGAGGTTGAACCATTCTCAACCAAGTCCTAGTTGTCAATCCTTGATCCAAGCGAATGCCAATCTTTCCTATCTTATAAATGAACTCGATTTGGGGTCACTTAAAGGCGATCTAGGAGAAAGAATACCTATTTCTGACTATAACCCTAGAATACGAGATGAAGTAAGGAAACATTACATTCAACAAGATCCTTGTCAACCTTCCAAGCATCAATTTCCCAAAACTCTAATAGGAGTAAGAATGCGTCAATTTGTTCCAAGTTGGTTCAATGGTCAATTTTCTAAATGGTTGGAGTATAGTGTGAAGAAAGATGCGGCATTTTGCTTATGTTGTTATTTGTTCAAAAATGAATTTATTCATGGAAGTGCAGGTGAATTTTATACAAAAAATGGTTTTAGGGCTTGGAATAAGGGTCTTGAAAGATTGCGTTTACACGTTGGTGATGTTAATAGTGTCTATGATAAATGTTTCAAGAAGATTCTAGATTTATCAAATCATCATCAATCAATTCAAGTTGTTTTTTATAAGCACTCCGAGAAGTTAAAAAGTGAGTATCGAATGCGTTTAGAAGCATCAATTGATGTGGCAAGACTTCTATTATTGTATGGATTGCCTTTTAGGGGACATGACGAAAGTGAATCTTCAACAAATCAAGGCCTTTTTCTAGGATTCTTACGATGGCATGGGGACAAGCATCCGGATGTGGGAAAA gatattatcaatgcTTGTGCAAAAGAAACATTAAAGGCTATAATTGGAGACTTGAATGGAGACTACTTTGGTATATTAGTTGATGAGTCCAAAGATATCTCACACAAAGAACAAATGGCTCTTGTTTTGCATTATATTGATAAGAATGGTGAAGTGGTAGAGCGATTTGTTGGTCTTGTTCATGTTAGTGATACATCGGCATGCTCATTGAAGGAAGCAATCTACTCTTTGCTTTCGGACCACTCACTAAGTCCATCCCAAATACGTGGACAAGGTTATGATGGAGCTAGTAACATGAGGGGAGAGATAAGTGGTCTTAAGACTTTGATTATGAAAGACAGCTCATCGGCATATTACATTCATTGCTTTGCTCATCAATTGCAATTAACACTTGTAGCTATGTCTAAAAAGCATTTGGATGTCGAAGACTTCTTCTTTCATGTTACTAATGTGTTGAATGTCATTGGAGTATCTTTTAAGCGCAGAGATTTGCTTCGCCATCTTCAAGCTGAAAAACTGGAGCAATTACTTGAGTCTGGTGAAATTCATACCGGGCAAGGACTAAATCAAGAACGCGAGCTTCAAAGACCAGGTGATACTCGTTGGGGATCACATTTCAAAACATTAGATAactttattgttattttctcaTCTATTATTCGTGTGCTTGAAGTGATTGAACATGAAGGTTCTACCTCAAATGAGAGAAATCAAGCAAAATATCTTTTGAGTGAGATAATAAcatttaaatttgtttttatgCTTCACTTGATGTTGAAAGTTTTGGCAATGTCAAATGAGTTGAACAAGATCCTATAA
- the LOC142182139 gene encoding uncharacterized protein LOC142182139, with product MEFLKITKKRLQDMRETGWESLLDDVSSFCHMHDIIIPKMDESYFPGNSKRKSSGICYSHHLRVDIFYAVIGVQLQELNDRFGVVSSELLLGMASLNPINSFANFDKGRIMALAKCYPNEFDEVQIRDLSYQLDTFIIHMRAGHPKFSNLQGISDLAKALVETNLVETYLYVYLLVKLTLILPVATATVERAFSSMKQIKNEERNNMGDQYLNDCLVCYIERDVFTNISNDVIIDRFQNMKARRGQL from the coding sequence ATGGAGTTTCTTAAGATTACAAAGAAAAGATTGCAAGATATGAGGGAAACTGGATGGGAATCTTTGCTAGATGATGTTTCCTCATTTTgtcatatgcatgatattataattcCCAAGATGGATGAATCCTATTTTCCTGGAAATTCGAAGCGCAAGTCTTCTGGTATTTGTTATTCACACCACTTGCGTGTTGATATCTTTTATGCTGTAATTGGTGTGCAACTTCAAGAGCTTAATGACCGTTTTGGTGTAGTGAGTAGCGAATTGCTTCTTGGGATGGCTAGCTTGAATCCAATCAATTCTTTTGCTAATTTTGATAAAGGTAGAATAATGGCTTTAGCAAAATGTTACCCAAATGAGTTTGATGAAGTACAGATTCGAGACTTGAGTTATCAACTAGATACTTTCATAATTCATATGCGAGCTGGCCATCCCAAGTTCTCCAACTTGCAAGGAATTAGCGATTTGGCAAAAGCATTGGTTGAGACAAATCTTGTGGAGACTTATTTGTATGTTTATCTACTTGTGAAGTTAACTTTAATTTTACCTGTTGCTACCGCAACTGTGGAGAGAGCATTCTCATCCATGAAGCAGATAAAGAATGAAGAGCGGAACAACATGGGTGATCAATATTTAAATGATTGTTTAGTTTGTTACATAGAGCGTGATGTATTTACAAATATAAGTAATGATGTCATTATTGAtcgttttcaaaatatgaaagcTCGTAGAGGACAATTGTAA
- the LOC107813921 gene encoding putative arabinose 5-phosphate isomerase, which translates to MGSLPPPYLDFSHHSSKQDSSIDPTKLLDLFKAQQNYLNHFFQNLDLTQTLTFTQTLVNAKGTIFFTGVGKSGFVAQKISQTLVSLGIKSGFLSPVDALHGDIGILDPQDILVMFSKSGNTEELLKLVPCAKAKRVFLISVTSVKPNCLMGLCDLNVHLPLERELCPFDLAPVTSTAIQMVFGDTVAIALMGARNLSKEEYAANHPAGRIGKSLIFKVRDVMKKKEELPICKEGDLIMDQLVELTSKGCGCLLVIDEEFHLLGTFTDGDLRRTLKASGEGIFKLTVGEMCNRKPRTIDPDAMAVDAMQKMESPPSPVQFLPVIDQDNVLIGIVTLHGLVSAGL; encoded by the exons atggggTCTCTTCCACCTCCATATTTGGACTTCTCTCATCATTCCTCAAAGCAAGATTCATCAATAGACCCAACCAAACTTCTCGATCTCTTCAAAGCCCAACAAAATTATCTCAATCACTTCTTTCAAAATCTTGATCTTACCCAAACTTTAACTTTCACCCAAACACTCGTTAATGCCAAAGGTACAATCTTTTTTACCGGTGTGGGAAAATCTGGATTTGTCGCCCAAAAAATCTCACAGACTCTTGTTTCTCTTGGTATCAAATCTGGGTTTTTATCCCCTGTGGATGCGCTCCATGGAGACATTGGCATTTTAGATCCTCAAGATATTTTGGTTATGTTTAGCAAGAGTGGGAATACAGAAGAATTGTTAAAGCTTGTGCCTTGTGCAAAGGCTAAAAGGGTCTTTTTAATCTCGGTTACTTCTGTAAAGCCTAATTGTTTGATGGGGTTGTGTGATCTGAATGTGCATTTGCCTTTGGAGAGAGAATTATGCCCTTTTGATTTGGCACCTGTGACCTCTACAGCTATACAAATGGTATTTGGTGATACAGTGGCGATTGCTTTAATGGGGGCAAGGAATTTGAGCAAAGAAGAGTATGCTGCGAATCATCCTGCTGGTAGGATCGGGAAAAGCTTGATCTTTAAG GTGAGAGATGtgatgaagaagaaagaagaactTCCAATTTGCAAGGAAGGAGATCTTATTATGGATCAACTAGTAGAGCTGACAAGCAAAGGATGCGGTTGCCTCCTTGTTATTGATGAGGAGTTTCATCTGCTAGGCACATTCACTGATGGTGATTTACGTCGGACATTGAAAGCCAGCGGGGAAGGAATCTTTAAGCTTACAGTAGGAGAAATGTGTAACAG GAAACCAAGGACAATTGATCCTGATGCTATGGCAGTTGATGCGATGCAGAAGATGGAGTCTCCGCCATCTCCAGTCCAATTCTTGCCAGTTATTGATCAGGATAATGTTTTGATTGGTATTGTTACATTACATGGACTGGTCTCAGCAGGCTTGTGA